The proteins below are encoded in one region of Candidatus Rokuibacteriota bacterium:
- a CDS encoding DNA topoisomerase VI subunit B, which yields MATLPAGTPTAAPKAAPSAAEMGARQRDISVSEFFTKNRHLLGFDNPRKALLTCVKEAVDNALDASEEAGILPEVVVRLAVASSNGEAPLPASQATRFRVTVTDNGPGIVRQQIPPIFAKLLYGSKFHRLRMSRGQQGIGISAAGMYAQLTTGKPVQIISRTGARAAAHYFEVQIDTKKNEPRIFESKKIDWEHPRGTQVALEIEGRYQKGRASVDEFLEQVAIANPHVRLLYHTPEGETREYPRTIDELPPQPREIKPHPYGIEFGVLLRMLHDTRSHSLAGFLAADFSRVSASVAQEVCRTARLSPNARPRNVHGADAEALYKAIQATKIMAPPSNCISPIGEKAILHGLYKQIKGEFYTAVTRPPSVYRGNPFIIEAGLAYGKGPDQAAATPEAPAVPLAEGEQREDDSELARVIRYANRVPLLYQQSACATFKAALETAWRNYGVAQSRGALPAGPMVV from the coding sequence ATGGCGACCCTGCCGGCCGGGACCCCGACTGCCGCGCCGAAGGCCGCCCCATCCGCCGCCGAGATGGGCGCCCGCCAGCGGGACATCTCCGTCTCCGAGTTCTTCACCAAGAACCGCCACCTGCTCGGCTTCGACAATCCGAGAAAGGCGCTTCTCACCTGCGTCAAGGAAGCCGTCGACAATGCGCTCGACGCGTCCGAGGAAGCGGGCATCCTGCCCGAGGTCGTCGTCAGGCTGGCGGTCGCCTCGAGCAACGGGGAGGCGCCGCTGCCTGCCAGCCAGGCGACCCGCTTCCGCGTCACGGTCACGGACAACGGCCCCGGCATCGTCCGGCAGCAGATTCCGCCGATCTTCGCCAAGCTCCTCTACGGCTCGAAGTTCCACCGCCTGCGCATGAGCCGCGGCCAGCAAGGGATCGGGATCTCCGCGGCCGGCATGTACGCCCAGCTCACGACCGGCAAGCCGGTGCAGATCATCTCGCGCACCGGCGCGCGGGCCGCGGCCCACTACTTCGAGGTCCAGATCGACACCAAGAAGAACGAGCCCAGGATCTTCGAGAGCAAGAAGATCGACTGGGAGCACCCGCGCGGCACCCAGGTGGCCCTCGAGATCGAGGGGCGCTATCAGAAAGGCCGCGCCTCGGTGGACGAGTTCCTCGAGCAGGTCGCCATCGCCAATCCGCACGTGCGGCTCCTCTACCACACGCCGGAAGGGGAGACGCGGGAGTACCCCCGGACGATCGACGAGCTGCCGCCCCAGCCCCGCGAGATCAAGCCGCATCCGTACGGGATCGAGTTCGGCGTTCTCCTGCGGATGCTCCACGACACGCGGAGCCACTCGCTCGCGGGATTCCTCGCCGCCGATTTCAGCCGGGTCTCCGCATCCGTCGCCCAGGAGGTCTGCCGGACGGCCAGGCTGTCGCCGAACGCGCGGCCGCGGAACGTCCACGGCGCCGACGCCGAGGCGCTCTACAAGGCCATCCAGGCGACGAAGATCATGGCGCCGCCGTCCAATTGCATCTCGCCCATCGGCGAGAAGGCGATCCTCCACGGCCTGTACAAGCAGATCAAGGGAGAGTTCTACACGGCGGTGACCCGGCCCCCGTCGGTGTACCGCGGCAACCCGTTCATCATTGAAGCGGGGCTCGCCTACGGGAAGGGGCCGGACCAGGCGGCGGCCACGCCGGAGGCGCCCGCGGTCCCGCTCGCCGAGGGCGAGCAGCGGGAGGATGACAGCGAGCTGGCCCGCGTCATCCGCTACGCCAACCGGGTCCCGCTGCTCTACCAGCAGTCGGCCTGCGCGACCTTCAAGGCCGCGCTCGAGACCGCCTGGCGGAACTACGGCGTCGCCCAGTCCCGGGGTGCGCTCCCGGCCGGCCCCATGGTGGT
- a CDS encoding LLM class flavin-dependent oxidoreductase, whose product MKIRIGVGAAGASSTPEALGELVTAIDELGFDSLWLSEVLTGPVIDPVVGLAWAAASNPRVKLGTTMLLPGRNVLRLAKQLASLDVLCRGRLLVTLVPGLTYAPEREAIGVEPRRRGAVIDEALPLLRRLWAGETVSHDGPAGSFHDVKLSPLPVRQPLEVWLGGTVPAALERCGRLSDGWLPSLCTPDEAAAGRVVIDGAAARAGRALSREHFGVSIGYAREPIDPATARVMTARRPRALELTPVGLPALRQVIERFVGVGVSKFVVRPVAPPTSWRAELEALSTAVGDLQT is encoded by the coding sequence ATGAAGATCCGCATCGGGGTGGGGGCGGCCGGCGCCTCCTCGACGCCGGAGGCGCTGGGCGAGCTCGTCACGGCGATCGATGAGCTCGGGTTCGACTCGCTGTGGCTCTCGGAGGTGCTGACCGGCCCGGTGATCGATCCCGTCGTGGGGCTCGCCTGGGCGGCGGCGAGCAATCCGAGGGTGAAGCTCGGGACCACGATGCTCCTGCCGGGCCGCAACGTGCTCAGGCTCGCCAAGCAGCTCGCGAGCCTGGACGTGCTGTGCCGGGGGCGGCTCCTGGTGACGCTCGTTCCCGGGCTCACGTACGCGCCGGAGCGCGAGGCGATCGGCGTCGAGCCCCGGCGCCGGGGGGCGGTCATCGACGAGGCGCTGCCGCTCCTGCGGCGCCTGTGGGCCGGCGAGACGGTGAGCCACGACGGCCCCGCCGGCAGCTTCCACGATGTCAAGCTCTCCCCGCTGCCGGTGCGGCAGCCGCTCGAAGTGTGGCTGGGCGGCACGGTGCCCGCCGCCCTCGAGCGCTGCGGGCGATTGTCGGATGGCTGGCTGCCGTCGCTCTGCACGCCCGACGAGGCGGCAGCGGGACGCGTGGTGATCGACGGAGCGGCGGCCAGGGCCGGACGCGCGCTCAGTCGCGAGCACTTCGGCGTGAGCATCGGCTACGCGCGCGAGCCCATCGATCCGGCCACCGCGCGCGTCATGACCGCCCGCCGGCCGCGGGCCCTCGAGCTGACGCCGGTGGGGCTGCCGGCTCTGCGTCAGGTCATCGAGCGGTTCGTCGGAGTCGGCGTCTCCAAGTTCGTCGTGCGTCCGGTGGCCCCGCCGACGTCCTGGCGCGCCGAGCTCGAGGCCCTGTCCACGGCGGTGGGCGACCTCCAGACGTGA